From the Carassius gibelio isolate Cgi1373 ecotype wild population from Czech Republic chromosome B25, carGib1.2-hapl.c, whole genome shotgun sequence genome, one window contains:
- the LOC128013735 gene encoding PHD and RING finger domain-containing protein 1 isoform X1, with translation MDEEDSQDEMINRNVSHGKGKRPAMSIISDDEDDSADERESEEGETGSEEEDDDPEEVLDEEEEEEEEEEEDESEDEDSAKVLGGAVGGVSVDAAGLSSDEDSEKCPVCLNSFHEQPVATPESCQHYFCLDCILEWSNNANSCPVDRIVFNNILLRKCYGGKVQKTIAVKKPVRPGEEQEDVDLDQTSCEVCGGRDREDRLLLCDGCDAGYHMECLTPPLDAVPVEEWFCPECIANNRTSGSEQISEEESSSVPSTSHPRSRPTRAIARTQHSERVRANVNRRRITQARTAAQLAPRYMMQSTWLDETINAVVAGLNTAVYVRDLTPRSKPRRRRKTVKRRKTKSKSSATSGGKTNMGVKRRKRKVRKSKSRRKLVLKKGTNSRGRIARSLGIKKPKSGSMIPSVYRPSEYSLGSMRAEIGAASLSVYGDPFDLDPFDDREDEIQVPTPVSVLDAKRRGLSRSALRSHQPVARPISAGLSRGGVGVPEEAPVSDLLGSILSGQSMLLMDSSDVVINRDGSLKATKGVSLSLPTPRGSSLGETGNTPNSETSLIQPSGGAGPSSSPLRRPPPAHSSPGSCSTPQNPTSPLSPHFPHSHPSPLGHPRLHPGAPHRPVTLHPPRPGNSHLSTNGIRSQPLSRMPNGPSDSPHQDKDGPVRQPPVKKPPPKPVWVDVSVLPRIPKIKRDSASSANSSSTLPGSSANSLAGDTGREHTIDQQGTGASQQNRTVDSQRQRADRTGASSSFSSSFTSSTSSYSASSNSRPSSSSVSFRINASGNPWQARRLPASGGTLSGGDEKSLKRTNKSKRMLLSLRTKAKEEKSEVYDPFNPTGSDSSDNESENEGPDVGVQHGGPRVPIEASEDACHPIKSEPLDLHSDTERGLEMCAEVKTEPEYLWDRPCNESPHHSDMIHSPYPSGGPALDSTRCEAGMDTGSGGSPGSPFEKTEEHSRSSSSCSEINVKVEVKSEPETGPPPIRPQSKSLEESPANLKQASKGNGVCKELPSVSGAFNSSNTAKEKEESPQKAQSKDRKWPPLNSQSLSSKDSHKKKHSKLKEKRRSRSRSRDRRRSKERQRSRSRSKERRRPRSRDRRCSSSSSSRERKTSGRRGSRERNDSRGRERHHRKRSKERRHSRSRSFSKSRSRERRRTSKDQGETRLKRQKSRSTSRERKRREDQSEISLRTERSSRKSTESMSTELHEPALHAKKITTPGKTQRDARPHECETAVALPSVKVEIKAHGLVSSSHDDQARTLEESKDDVSLELLNPNEIKPEEPWLSGSWKELKDIKKEEEICLNLRGELDGIKEIKKEEVTSLGVFSMESPNVNAIKSGSADLEKSHSSLQDEMKGQEMVVEPKTIKIEKIWPDEDDSPSCSENPLVISFDVPIIDAVNCKKEPTESYHTPPLVEDMEMSPLQPPDLPVKQEPVVSSDEDISVDYLIDNLDFIKKEMSESSVADSTEAVDPQSAIPEAPAENKQITETVTPGAKSKSQGKRVTWNLQEPVEPQSDKLSKLALFKLKLKQEGSRRSATIPHNQDKASSQAEPKLMASASSLPSQDESIKPKSRKEVIHDPNQTEKYMKKLHMQERAIEEVKLAIKPFYQKRDITKEEYKEILRKAVQKVCHSKSGEINPVKVANLVKAYVDKYKHARKHKKEESGQIQHADVPKDTQSPM, from the exons ATGGATGAGGAGGACAGCCAGGATGAGATGATCAACAGGAACGTGTCCCACGGGAAAGGGAAGAGACCTGCCATGTCCATCATCTCTGACGACG AGGACGACTCGGCAGATGAGAGGGAATCAGAAGAAGGAGAAACCGGCAGcgaggaagaggatgatgatCCAGAGGAAGTCcttgatgaagaagaggaggaggaggaggaggaggaagaagatgaAAGTGAAG atgAGGACTCTGCTAAGGTGCTGGGAGGAGCTGTAGGGGGTGTTTCTGTGGATGCGGCGGGTCTGAGCTCAGACGAGGACTCGGAGAAATGCCCCGTTTGTCTGAACTCCTTCCACGAGCAGCCCGTGGCCACGCCGGAGTCCTGCCAACACTACTTCTGTCTGGACTGCATCCTGGAGTGGTCAAAC aatgccAACTCTTGTCCTGTGGACCGGATCGTCTTCAATAACATTCTCCTGAGAAAGTGCTACGGTGGGAAAGTTCAGAAAACA ATTGCGGTGAAGAAGCCTGTAAGACCTGGGGAGGAGCAGGAGGATGTGGACTTGGATCAGACCAGCTGTGAGGTTTGCGGGGGTCGAGACCGTGAAGATCGTCTCCTGCTCTGCGACGGATGTGACGCTGG GTATCACATGGAGTGCCTCACGCCGCCGCTGGACGCTGTGCCTGTAGAGGAATGGTTCTGCCCAGAGTGCATCGCCAACAACCGCACATCAG GTTCTGAACAAATCAGTGAGGAGGAAAGCAGCTCTGTCCCCTCCACCAGCCACCCCCGGTCCAGACCCACCCGTGCCATCGCTCGCACCCAGCACAGCGAACGAGTGCGGGCCAACGTCAACAGGCGGCGCATCACACAGGCACGCACTGCAGCGCAG CTCGCTCCCAGATATATGATGCAGTCCACATGGTTGGACGAGACCATCAATGCTGTAGTGGCCGGACTCAACACGGCCGTTTATGTGCGAGACTTGACCCCTCGCTCCAAACCCCGCCGGAGGAGAAAGACCG TTAAAAGAAGGAAAACCAAAAGCAAATCCTCCGCAACCTCAGGGGGAAAAACAAACATGGGAGTCAAGAGACGGAAACGCAAAGTGAGGAAGTCAAAATCCAGAAGAAAACTG GTGCTAAAGAAGGGAACCAATTCCCGAGGTCGTATTGCACGGAGTTTAGGCATTAAGAAGCCCAAGTCTGGCTCCATGATTCCTTCAGTTTATCGGCCTTCAGAGTACAGTTTAGGAAGCATGCGTGCAGAAATCGGAGCAGCCTCGCTCTCAGTGTACGGAGATCCCTTTGACCTGGACCCCTTTGACGATAG GGAGGATGAGATTCAAGTCCCAACACCAGTCTCTGTTCTGGATGCTAAACGCCGTGGCCTTTCCCGCTCTGCCTTGCGTTCCCATCAGCCTGTGGCCAGACCCATATCTGCAGGACTCTCCAG GGGAGGTGTGGGTGTCCCAGAGGAAGCCCCTGTATCAGATCTGCTGGGAAGCATCCTCAGTGGTCAAAGCATGCTCCTCATGGACAGTTCAGATGTGGTCATCAACAGAGATGGTTCCCTCAAAGCAACCAAAGGCG TGTCCCTGTCCTTGCCAACCCCTAGAGGTTCAAGCTTAGGGGAAACAGGAAACACCCCAAACTCAGAAACAAGTCTCATTCAACCCTCTGGAGGGGCTGGTCCTTCCTCCAGCCCATTGAGGAGGCCCCCACCAGCACACAGCTCTCCTGGGTCCTGTTCCACGCCACAGAATCCTACGTCTCCACTCTCCCCTCATTTTCCTCACTCTCACCCGTCTCCCTTGGGACATCCCCGATTGCATCCGGGAGCTCCTCATAGACCGGTCACCCTACACCCACCGAGACCTGGGAATAGCCACTTGAGCACCAATGGGATTAGAAGTCAACCCCTCTCAAGGATGCCAAATGGCCCTTCTGATTCTCCCCATCAAGACAAGGATGGTCCTGTCAGACAACCACCTGTCAAAAAGCCCCCTCCTAAGCCTGTATGGGTGGATGTTTCTGTATTGCCAAgaataccaaaaattaaaagggaCAGTGCCTCCAGTGCAAATAGTAGCAGTACTTTGCCTGGGTCTTCAGCCAACAGCTTAGCAGGCGATACAGGTAGAGAACATACCATTGACCAACAAGGTACAGGTGCGAGTCAGCAAAACAGGACGGTGGATTCTCAGAGGCAAAGAGCAGACCGAACTGGTGCTTCATCGTCATTTTCCAGCTCTTTCACCTCTTCTACATCATCTTATAGTGCCTCTTCAAATTCACGTCCCTCGTCGTCTTCTGTCAGTTTCCGTATAAACGCTAGCGGAAACCCCTGGCAAGCTCGGCGACTTCCTGCATCAGGAGGGACTCTGTCTGGAGGTGATGAGAAATCATTAAAGAGGACTAATAAAAGTAAACGGATGCTGTTGTCTTTAAGAACAAAAGCCAAAGAGGAGAAAAGTGAGGTCTATGATCCCTTTAACCCTACGGGGTCTGATTCCTCTGATAATGAATCAGAAAATGAGGGTCCTGATGTTGGCGTCCAACATGGTGGACCTCGGGTGCCAATTGAAGCCAGTGAGGATGCCTGTCATCCGATCAAATCTGAGCCTTTGGATTTACACTCTGATACAGAGAGAGGCTTGGAAATGTGTGCAGAAGTTAAAACAGAGCCAGAATATTTGTGGGACAGACCATGCAATGAATCTCCACATCATTCAGACATGATTCATAGTCCATATCCCTCAGGAGGTCCTGCTTTGGATTCAACTAGATGCGAAGCAGGCATGGATACTGGAAGTGGTGGATCTCCAGGAAGCCCTTTTGAGAAAACTGAAGAGCACTCCAGATCAAGCTCGTCATGcagtgaaataaatgttaaagtgGAGGTGAAGTCTGAACCTGAGACTGGACCTCCACCCATCAGGCCCCAATCAAAGTCACTGGAAGAGTCTCCAGCCAATCTAAAACAAGCTTCTAAAGGAAATGGGGTGTGTAAAGAGCTACCTTCAGTCAGTGGTGCTTTTAATTCTTCTAACACAGCTAAAGAAAAGGAGGAAAGCCCTCAGAAGGCCCAGTCCAAGGATAGGAAGTGGCCACCATTAAACTCGCAAAGCCTTTCATCTAAAGACTCCCATAAAAAGAAACACTCAAAGTTAAAAGAGAAGAGAAGGTCACGCTCAAGGTCAAGAGATCGGCGGAGATCGAAAGAGAGACAGCGTTCCCGCTCAAGATCAAAAGAAAGGCGACGTCCACGATCAAGAGACCGGAGGTGTTCCTCGAGTTCCAGCAGCAGAGAAAGGAAGACGAGTGGGAGAAGAGGGAGTCGCGAGAGGAATGACAGCCGAGGGAGAGAAAGACATCATAGGAAGAGGTCTAAAGAAAGAAGACACTCCCGATCTCGTTCATTTTCCAAATCAAGATCCAGAGAAAGGAGGAGAACATCAAAGGATCAAGGTGAGACTAGGCTTAAGAGGCAGAAGTCAAGATCAACATCTAGGGAGCGTAAACGGCGGGAGGATCAATCTGAGATCTCTCTGCGTACAGAAAGGAGTTCCCGTAAGTCTACAGAGTCCATGTCCACTGAATTACATGAGCCTGCTCTTCATGCAAAAAAGATCACAACGCCTGGGAAGACACAGAGAGATGCGAGACCACATGAGTGTGAGACAGCTGTTGCATTACCATCAGTTAAAGTTGAGATCAAGGCTCATGGACTTGTGTCATCAAGTCATGATGACCAAGCCAGAACACTTGAAGAAAGCAAGGATGATGTTTCACTTGAGCTGCTTAATCCTAATGAAATTAAACCGGAGGAACCTTGGCTCTCAGGTTCTTGGAAGGAGTTGAAAGACATCAAAAAGGAGGAAGAAATCTGTCTCAACTTGCGTGGAGAATTAGATGGCATTAAAGAGATAAAGAAAGAAGAGGTGACATCTTTAGGCGTCTTCAGCATGGAATCACCAAATGTTAATGCAATTAAATCAGGCAGTGCTGATTTAGAGAAGAGCCATTCTAGTTTACAGGATGAGATGAAAGGGCAAGAAATGGTTGTTGagccaaaaacaataaaaattgaaaaaatatggCCTGATGAAGATGATTCACCAAGCTGCAGTGAAAACCCTCTTGTCATCAGTTTTGATGTGCCTATCATAGATGCAGTGAATTGTAAAAAGGAGCCCACTGAGTCTTATCATACGCCACCTTTGGTGGAGGACATGGAGATGTCACCTCTTCAGCCGCCCGACCTGCCAGTTAAACAAGAACCTGTTGTTTCCTCTGATGAAGATATCAGTGTTGATTACTTGATTGATAATTTAGACTTCATTAAGAAGGAAATGAGTGAGAGCTCTGTGGCCGACTCAACAGAAGCTGTCGATCCACAGTCTGCCATCCCAGAGGCTCCAGCAGAGAATAAACAAATTACTGAAACAGTTACACCTGGTGCAAAGTCTAAATCGCAGGGAAAACGAGTTACCTGGAATTTGCAGGAACCAGTAGAACCCCAGTCTGACAAATTAAGCA AACTTGCACTCTTCAAATTAAAACTCAAGCAAGAAGGATCGCGAAGGTCTGCCACAATCCCACATAATCAG GATAAAGCTTCATCCCAGGCTGAACCAAAACTTATGGCATCAGCCTCCAGCCTTCCTTCCCAAGATGAATCCATCAAACCAAAATCCCGCAAAGAAGTTATACACGACCCCAATCAGACCGAGAAG TACATGAAGAAACTTCATATGCAAGAGCGAGCAATAGAGGAGGTCAAACTGGCCATAAAGCCCTTCTACCAGAAAAGAGACATCACCAAGGAAGAGTACAAAGAGATTTTGCGCAAAGCCGTCCAGAAG GTGTGTCATAGCAAGAGCGGGGAGATCAACCCGGTGAAAGTAGCCAACCTTGTCAAAGCCTATGTGGATAAGTACAAACATGCAAGAAAACACAAGAAAGAGGAATCTGGGCAAATCCAGCATGCAGACGTCCCAAAAGACACCCAATCCCCAATGTGA
- the LOC128013735 gene encoding PHD and RING finger domain-containing protein 1 isoform X2, protein MDEEDSQDEMINRNVSHGKGKRPAMSIISDDEDDSADERESEEGETGSEEEDDDPEEVLDEEEEEEEEEEEDESEDEDSAKVLGGAVGGVSVDAAGLSSDEDSEKCPVCLNSFHEQPVATPESCQHYFCLDCILEWSNNANSCPVDRIVFNNILLRKCYGGKVQKTIAVKKPVRPGEEQEDVDLDQTSCEVCGGRDREDRLLLCDGCDAGYHMECLTPPLDAVPVEEWFCPECIANNRTSGSEQISEEESSSVPSTSHPRSRPTRAIARTQHSERVRANVNRRRITQLAPRYMMQSTWLDETINAVVAGLNTAVYVRDLTPRSKPRRRRKTVKRRKTKSKSSATSGGKTNMGVKRRKRKVRKSKSRRKLVLKKGTNSRGRIARSLGIKKPKSGSMIPSVYRPSEYSLGSMRAEIGAASLSVYGDPFDLDPFDDREDEIQVPTPVSVLDAKRRGLSRSALRSHQPVARPISAGLSRGGVGVPEEAPVSDLLGSILSGQSMLLMDSSDVVINRDGSLKATKGVSLSLPTPRGSSLGETGNTPNSETSLIQPSGGAGPSSSPLRRPPPAHSSPGSCSTPQNPTSPLSPHFPHSHPSPLGHPRLHPGAPHRPVTLHPPRPGNSHLSTNGIRSQPLSRMPNGPSDSPHQDKDGPVRQPPVKKPPPKPVWVDVSVLPRIPKIKRDSASSANSSSTLPGSSANSLAGDTGREHTIDQQGTGASQQNRTVDSQRQRADRTGASSSFSSSFTSSTSSYSASSNSRPSSSSVSFRINASGNPWQARRLPASGGTLSGGDEKSLKRTNKSKRMLLSLRTKAKEEKSEVYDPFNPTGSDSSDNESENEGPDVGVQHGGPRVPIEASEDACHPIKSEPLDLHSDTERGLEMCAEVKTEPEYLWDRPCNESPHHSDMIHSPYPSGGPALDSTRCEAGMDTGSGGSPGSPFEKTEEHSRSSSSCSEINVKVEVKSEPETGPPPIRPQSKSLEESPANLKQASKGNGVCKELPSVSGAFNSSNTAKEKEESPQKAQSKDRKWPPLNSQSLSSKDSHKKKHSKLKEKRRSRSRSRDRRRSKERQRSRSRSKERRRPRSRDRRCSSSSSSRERKTSGRRGSRERNDSRGRERHHRKRSKERRHSRSRSFSKSRSRERRRTSKDQGETRLKRQKSRSTSRERKRREDQSEISLRTERSSRKSTESMSTELHEPALHAKKITTPGKTQRDARPHECETAVALPSVKVEIKAHGLVSSSHDDQARTLEESKDDVSLELLNPNEIKPEEPWLSGSWKELKDIKKEEEICLNLRGELDGIKEIKKEEVTSLGVFSMESPNVNAIKSGSADLEKSHSSLQDEMKGQEMVVEPKTIKIEKIWPDEDDSPSCSENPLVISFDVPIIDAVNCKKEPTESYHTPPLVEDMEMSPLQPPDLPVKQEPVVSSDEDISVDYLIDNLDFIKKEMSESSVADSTEAVDPQSAIPEAPAENKQITETVTPGAKSKSQGKRVTWNLQEPVEPQSDKLSKLALFKLKLKQEGSRRSATIPHNQDKASSQAEPKLMASASSLPSQDESIKPKSRKEVIHDPNQTEKYMKKLHMQERAIEEVKLAIKPFYQKRDITKEEYKEILRKAVQKVCHSKSGEINPVKVANLVKAYVDKYKHARKHKKEESGQIQHADVPKDTQSPM, encoded by the exons ATGGATGAGGAGGACAGCCAGGATGAGATGATCAACAGGAACGTGTCCCACGGGAAAGGGAAGAGACCTGCCATGTCCATCATCTCTGACGACG AGGACGACTCGGCAGATGAGAGGGAATCAGAAGAAGGAGAAACCGGCAGcgaggaagaggatgatgatCCAGAGGAAGTCcttgatgaagaagaggaggaggaggaggaggaggaagaagatgaAAGTGAAG atgAGGACTCTGCTAAGGTGCTGGGAGGAGCTGTAGGGGGTGTTTCTGTGGATGCGGCGGGTCTGAGCTCAGACGAGGACTCGGAGAAATGCCCCGTTTGTCTGAACTCCTTCCACGAGCAGCCCGTGGCCACGCCGGAGTCCTGCCAACACTACTTCTGTCTGGACTGCATCCTGGAGTGGTCAAAC aatgccAACTCTTGTCCTGTGGACCGGATCGTCTTCAATAACATTCTCCTGAGAAAGTGCTACGGTGGGAAAGTTCAGAAAACA ATTGCGGTGAAGAAGCCTGTAAGACCTGGGGAGGAGCAGGAGGATGTGGACTTGGATCAGACCAGCTGTGAGGTTTGCGGGGGTCGAGACCGTGAAGATCGTCTCCTGCTCTGCGACGGATGTGACGCTGG GTATCACATGGAGTGCCTCACGCCGCCGCTGGACGCTGTGCCTGTAGAGGAATGGTTCTGCCCAGAGTGCATCGCCAACAACCGCACATCAG GTTCTGAACAAATCAGTGAGGAGGAAAGCAGCTCTGTCCCCTCCACCAGCCACCCCCGGTCCAGACCCACCCGTGCCATCGCTCGCACCCAGCACAGCGAACGAGTGCGGGCCAACGTCAACAGGCGGCGCATCACACAG CTCGCTCCCAGATATATGATGCAGTCCACATGGTTGGACGAGACCATCAATGCTGTAGTGGCCGGACTCAACACGGCCGTTTATGTGCGAGACTTGACCCCTCGCTCCAAACCCCGCCGGAGGAGAAAGACCG TTAAAAGAAGGAAAACCAAAAGCAAATCCTCCGCAACCTCAGGGGGAAAAACAAACATGGGAGTCAAGAGACGGAAACGCAAAGTGAGGAAGTCAAAATCCAGAAGAAAACTG GTGCTAAAGAAGGGAACCAATTCCCGAGGTCGTATTGCACGGAGTTTAGGCATTAAGAAGCCCAAGTCTGGCTCCATGATTCCTTCAGTTTATCGGCCTTCAGAGTACAGTTTAGGAAGCATGCGTGCAGAAATCGGAGCAGCCTCGCTCTCAGTGTACGGAGATCCCTTTGACCTGGACCCCTTTGACGATAG GGAGGATGAGATTCAAGTCCCAACACCAGTCTCTGTTCTGGATGCTAAACGCCGTGGCCTTTCCCGCTCTGCCTTGCGTTCCCATCAGCCTGTGGCCAGACCCATATCTGCAGGACTCTCCAG GGGAGGTGTGGGTGTCCCAGAGGAAGCCCCTGTATCAGATCTGCTGGGAAGCATCCTCAGTGGTCAAAGCATGCTCCTCATGGACAGTTCAGATGTGGTCATCAACAGAGATGGTTCCCTCAAAGCAACCAAAGGCG TGTCCCTGTCCTTGCCAACCCCTAGAGGTTCAAGCTTAGGGGAAACAGGAAACACCCCAAACTCAGAAACAAGTCTCATTCAACCCTCTGGAGGGGCTGGTCCTTCCTCCAGCCCATTGAGGAGGCCCCCACCAGCACACAGCTCTCCTGGGTCCTGTTCCACGCCACAGAATCCTACGTCTCCACTCTCCCCTCATTTTCCTCACTCTCACCCGTCTCCCTTGGGACATCCCCGATTGCATCCGGGAGCTCCTCATAGACCGGTCACCCTACACCCACCGAGACCTGGGAATAGCCACTTGAGCACCAATGGGATTAGAAGTCAACCCCTCTCAAGGATGCCAAATGGCCCTTCTGATTCTCCCCATCAAGACAAGGATGGTCCTGTCAGACAACCACCTGTCAAAAAGCCCCCTCCTAAGCCTGTATGGGTGGATGTTTCTGTATTGCCAAgaataccaaaaattaaaagggaCAGTGCCTCCAGTGCAAATAGTAGCAGTACTTTGCCTGGGTCTTCAGCCAACAGCTTAGCAGGCGATACAGGTAGAGAACATACCATTGACCAACAAGGTACAGGTGCGAGTCAGCAAAACAGGACGGTGGATTCTCAGAGGCAAAGAGCAGACCGAACTGGTGCTTCATCGTCATTTTCCAGCTCTTTCACCTCTTCTACATCATCTTATAGTGCCTCTTCAAATTCACGTCCCTCGTCGTCTTCTGTCAGTTTCCGTATAAACGCTAGCGGAAACCCCTGGCAAGCTCGGCGACTTCCTGCATCAGGAGGGACTCTGTCTGGAGGTGATGAGAAATCATTAAAGAGGACTAATAAAAGTAAACGGATGCTGTTGTCTTTAAGAACAAAAGCCAAAGAGGAGAAAAGTGAGGTCTATGATCCCTTTAACCCTACGGGGTCTGATTCCTCTGATAATGAATCAGAAAATGAGGGTCCTGATGTTGGCGTCCAACATGGTGGACCTCGGGTGCCAATTGAAGCCAGTGAGGATGCCTGTCATCCGATCAAATCTGAGCCTTTGGATTTACACTCTGATACAGAGAGAGGCTTGGAAATGTGTGCAGAAGTTAAAACAGAGCCAGAATATTTGTGGGACAGACCATGCAATGAATCTCCACATCATTCAGACATGATTCATAGTCCATATCCCTCAGGAGGTCCTGCTTTGGATTCAACTAGATGCGAAGCAGGCATGGATACTGGAAGTGGTGGATCTCCAGGAAGCCCTTTTGAGAAAACTGAAGAGCACTCCAGATCAAGCTCGTCATGcagtgaaataaatgttaaagtgGAGGTGAAGTCTGAACCTGAGACTGGACCTCCACCCATCAGGCCCCAATCAAAGTCACTGGAAGAGTCTCCAGCCAATCTAAAACAAGCTTCTAAAGGAAATGGGGTGTGTAAAGAGCTACCTTCAGTCAGTGGTGCTTTTAATTCTTCTAACACAGCTAAAGAAAAGGAGGAAAGCCCTCAGAAGGCCCAGTCCAAGGATAGGAAGTGGCCACCATTAAACTCGCAAAGCCTTTCATCTAAAGACTCCCATAAAAAGAAACACTCAAAGTTAAAAGAGAAGAGAAGGTCACGCTCAAGGTCAAGAGATCGGCGGAGATCGAAAGAGAGACAGCGTTCCCGCTCAAGATCAAAAGAAAGGCGACGTCCACGATCAAGAGACCGGAGGTGTTCCTCGAGTTCCAGCAGCAGAGAAAGGAAGACGAGTGGGAGAAGAGGGAGTCGCGAGAGGAATGACAGCCGAGGGAGAGAAAGACATCATAGGAAGAGGTCTAAAGAAAGAAGACACTCCCGATCTCGTTCATTTTCCAAATCAAGATCCAGAGAAAGGAGGAGAACATCAAAGGATCAAGGTGAGACTAGGCTTAAGAGGCAGAAGTCAAGATCAACATCTAGGGAGCGTAAACGGCGGGAGGATCAATCTGAGATCTCTCTGCGTACAGAAAGGAGTTCCCGTAAGTCTACAGAGTCCATGTCCACTGAATTACATGAGCCTGCTCTTCATGCAAAAAAGATCACAACGCCTGGGAAGACACAGAGAGATGCGAGACCACATGAGTGTGAGACAGCTGTTGCATTACCATCAGTTAAAGTTGAGATCAAGGCTCATGGACTTGTGTCATCAAGTCATGATGACCAAGCCAGAACACTTGAAGAAAGCAAGGATGATGTTTCACTTGAGCTGCTTAATCCTAATGAAATTAAACCGGAGGAACCTTGGCTCTCAGGTTCTTGGAAGGAGTTGAAAGACATCAAAAAGGAGGAAGAAATCTGTCTCAACTTGCGTGGAGAATTAGATGGCATTAAAGAGATAAAGAAAGAAGAGGTGACATCTTTAGGCGTCTTCAGCATGGAATCACCAAATGTTAATGCAATTAAATCAGGCAGTGCTGATTTAGAGAAGAGCCATTCTAGTTTACAGGATGAGATGAAAGGGCAAGAAATGGTTGTTGagccaaaaacaataaaaattgaaaaaatatggCCTGATGAAGATGATTCACCAAGCTGCAGTGAAAACCCTCTTGTCATCAGTTTTGATGTGCCTATCATAGATGCAGTGAATTGTAAAAAGGAGCCCACTGAGTCTTATCATACGCCACCTTTGGTGGAGGACATGGAGATGTCACCTCTTCAGCCGCCCGACCTGCCAGTTAAACAAGAACCTGTTGTTTCCTCTGATGAAGATATCAGTGTTGATTACTTGATTGATAATTTAGACTTCATTAAGAAGGAAATGAGTGAGAGCTCTGTGGCCGACTCAACAGAAGCTGTCGATCCACAGTCTGCCATCCCAGAGGCTCCAGCAGAGAATAAACAAATTACTGAAACAGTTACACCTGGTGCAAAGTCTAAATCGCAGGGAAAACGAGTTACCTGGAATTTGCAGGAACCAGTAGAACCCCAGTCTGACAAATTAAGCA AACTTGCACTCTTCAAATTAAAACTCAAGCAAGAAGGATCGCGAAGGTCTGCCACAATCCCACATAATCAG GATAAAGCTTCATCCCAGGCTGAACCAAAACTTATGGCATCAGCCTCCAGCCTTCCTTCCCAAGATGAATCCATCAAACCAAAATCCCGCAAAGAAGTTATACACGACCCCAATCAGACCGAGAAG TACATGAAGAAACTTCATATGCAAGAGCGAGCAATAGAGGAGGTCAAACTGGCCATAAAGCCCTTCTACCAGAAAAGAGACATCACCAAGGAAGAGTACAAAGAGATTTTGCGCAAAGCCGTCCAGAAG GTGTGTCATAGCAAGAGCGGGGAGATCAACCCGGTGAAAGTAGCCAACCTTGTCAAAGCCTATGTGGATAAGTACAAACATGCAAGAAAACACAAGAAAGAGGAATCTGGGCAAATCCAGCATGCAGACGTCCCAAAAGACACCCAATCCCCAATGTGA